A genomic segment from Zygotorulaspora mrakii chromosome 1, complete sequence encodes:
- the SEC8 gene encoding exocyst subunit SEC8 (similar to Saccharomyces cerevisiae SEC8 (YPR055W); ancestral locus Anc_3.340) — protein MNHLGVPKGRRRGLSVNSVSDAQQRARNTALNSLQDDLSHVESQWNRILTENSNPLELALAFLDDTSVGLGHRYEDFRQLKTRIGYDLKEAVNEHFQVLNTTVASYSIAVESITNAQDNIVQLKTQIADANKNITMEKGNLRVLNEKSKVQSEMVEILSAIEYLMQLPEKVEDHIRNSDYKDAQKLLARGFLSANTHNLWSLETLQILKQQLEMQEHVLFNTLIEEIHTIVYSKAGLKSSEGTMLEDIGQSWEGFTSLENYIYNVVNVDVSKQSRIMSNRLTKFLDILKAPGYKETTSIPKDDDFGRIFFLLSILHDINQLPNALSILTDRAKEEFHNIIIKCTEEIRMNHPSMLKMALNLTEDSNFGISAKDALSVVIRKCFFRIFVKLLIAAQGHRIVFETVSTLLPSTDASKIYRFDLVWPKLLDEIETLISRYLKNSVLSNDVDVRYGNTSISTSSKKKHSPLFVLQNNIKDSSAAVDHTNELKALLKDIFPGINISTNAELESIYVEEESFEQEESLIAPSVFNMKVLLEPLLIFCQSASDLIPLEFSTRTQSSMNFFVDYMDQSFLPELKMTLSHLFASKIEATNPYTLELTEENKYICKPAADFKNLLYKLLYVMNTTHIFRKKICSLLLDFLDKFHNYYLNLFKTLFGTNHSISGKKIITIWLEDKKIMEMENQILNEDFSVALKEARALISHCPDFFREENSLQKDDLLNIVTVDAVELFLSTSFWILEWLPSLKKLVTPSLEPNGVYDADHLKDTWSFFESSDLTNMDKMAAPKISMDVDSSEKFDEIVVGFSSLKNRLLSAIRFDIRARCLYHIGSLFQNTRSWNADVDSAELDEHISSLLHDLKMLENKYRQQFPPPILDAVFTGIDKLNNLALLGGMHSIRVLNKNGIKKILKNVSVLQHTCRNILSDPSNVDMSDAMNLYSLCGSDESTFFKQIEAGNLFLCSKDDLKVILRLQFSEELQKQLKRSSDSSKRVNSLPLNSKKYHDAVKKLETLQLQ, from the coding sequence ATGAATCATTTAGGTGTTCCGAAGGGGCGGAGACGTGGTTTATCTGTGAACAGTGTATCGGACGCTCAACAGAGGGCGAGAAACACAGCCCTGAATAGCTTGCAGGACGATTTAAGTCATGTAGAATCTCAGTGGAACCGTATATTAACAGAAAACTCTAACCCTCTTGAGTTAGCCCTGGCATTTCTCGATGATACATCTGTTGGGTTAGGACATAGGTATGAGGACTTCAGACAGCTAAAAACGAGAATTGGATACGATTTAAAAGAAGCAGTAAACGAACACTTTCAAGTCTTAAATACTACAGTTGCATCTTACAGCATTGCTGTGGAATCTATAACAAATGCGCAAGACAACATAGTTCAGCTAAAGACGCAGATTGCTGATGCCAACAAGAATATAACGATGGAAAAAGGCAACTTACGGGtcttgaatgaaaaatcaaaggtGCAATCAGAAATGGTTGAAATATTATCCGCAATCGAATATTTGATGCAGCTACCTgagaaagttgaagatcACATTAGAAATTCAGATTATAAAGATGCCCAGAAACTGTTGGCTCGGGGTTTTTTAAGTGCAAACACGCATAATTTATGGTCTTTGgaaactcttcaaattttaaaacAGCAATTGGAAATGCAAGAACatgttcttttcaacactttGATTGAGGAAATCCATACTATAGTCTACTCGAAGGCAGGACTGAAAAGTTCGGAAGGAACTATGTTGGAGGATATTGGACAGTCTTGGGAAGGATTTACAAGTTTAGAAAATTACATATATAATGTGGTCAATGTTGATGTCTCCAAACAATCAAGAATCATGAGCAATCGATTGACCaaatttttggatattCTGAAAGCTCCTGGCTACAAAGAGACTACAAGCATCCCAAAAGACGATGACTTTGGGCGTATTTTCTTCCTACTTTCTATTCTTCATGATATAAATCAGCTCCCAAATGCTTTGAGTATTCTCACAGATAGGGCAAAGGAAGAATTTCACaatataataataaagTGCACTGAAGAAATACGAATGAATCACCCATCGATGCTCAAAATGGCTCTAAATCTGACGGAAGATAGCAATTTCGGAATTTCGGCAAAGGACGCACTGTCGGTTGTAATAAGAAAGTGCTTCTTTAGGATCTTTGTTAAACTATTAATCGCGGCTCAAGGTCATCGTATAGTATTTGAGACTGTCAGTACATTATTACCGTCAACtgatgcttcaaaaatatacCGATTTGATTTAGTTTGGCCTAAGCTGCTAGACGAAATCGAAACACTCATATCGAGatacttgaaaaattcggTTTTGTCTAATGATGTGGACGTCCGCTATGGAAATACGTCAATTTCTACGtcctcaaaaaagaaacattcGCCATTGTTTGTGTTGCAAAACAATATTAAAGATAGTTCAGCTGCTGTTGATCACACTAACGAATTAAAAGCCCTACTGAAAGACATATTTCCTGGAATTAATATTTCAACGAATGCCGAGCTAGAGTCTATTTACGTGGAGGAAGAGTCTTTCGAACAGGAGGAATCATTGATAGCTCCATCTGTCTTCAACATGAAGGTCCTCCTTGAACCTcttcttattttttgtcAGTCTGCTTCTGATTTGATCCCGCTAGAGTTCTCCACTCGCACTCAGTCTTCAATGAACTTTTTTGTCGATTATATGGACCAAAGTTTTTTACCTGAGCTTAAAATGACTTTGTCTCATCTTTTTGCCTCCAAGATTGAAGCAACAAACCCTTATACTTTGGAATTGACggaagaaaataaatatatCTGTAAACCTGCTGCAGATTTTAAGAACCTCCTTTACAAACTTCTGTATGTCATGAACACTACTCACATTTtcaggaaaaaaatatgcagCCTCTTGCTCGATTTTTTGGACAAATTCCATAATTACTATcttaatcttttcaaaacactTTTTGGTACCAACCACAGCATTTCagggaaaaaaataattacAATTTGGTTAGAAGATAAAAAGATTATGGAAATGGAAaaccaaattttgaatgagGATTTTTCTGTCGCTTTAAAAGAAGCTAGAGCTTTAATTAGTCACTGCCCTGATTTTTTCAGGGAAGAAAACAGTTTGCAGAAGGATgatcttttgaacattGTCACAGTCGATGCTGTGGAACTTTTTTTGAGCACGTCTTTTTGGATTCTGGAGTGGCTTCctagtttgaaaaaacttgttACTCCTTCTCTGGAACCAAATGGAGTTTATGATGCTGATCATTTGAAAGACACTTGGTCTTTTTTCGAATCCAGTGATTTGACAAACATGGATAAAATGGCagctccaaaaatttcaatggATGTAGATTCCAGtgagaaatttgatgaGATTGTGGTTGGGTTTTCTTCGCTGAAAAATCGGCTACTATCCGCTATTAGATTCGATATAAGAGCACGATGCTTATATCACATTGGTAGTTTGTTTCAAAATACCAGGAGCTGGAATGCAGATGTTGACAGCGCAGAACTTGACGAGCATATTTCATCCTTGTTGCATGACTTGAAGATGCTAGAGAATAAGTACAGGCAACAATTCCCCCCTCCAATTCTGGATGCTGTCTTTACTGGTATTGACAAACTCAACAATTTAGCGTTATTAGGTGGCATGCATTCCATTCGTGTGCTAAACAAGAATGGCATAAAAAagatcttgaaaaatgttaGTGTTTTGCAGCACACATGTAGAAACATATTATCAGACCCCTCAAATGTTGACATGAGTGATGCCATGAATTTGTATTCACTCTGTGGATCTGATGAGTCGactttcttcaaacaaaTCGAAGCAGGTAATTTATTCCTTTGCTCCAAAGATGATTTGAAGGTAATCTTAAGACTTCAGTTCAGCGAAGAACTACaaaagcaattgaaaaggagCAGTGATAGTTCAAAACGAGTGAACTCACTTCCTTTAAActccaaaaaatatcatgatGCAGTAAAAAAGTTAGAAACACTGCAACTACAGTAA
- the SMK1 gene encoding mitogen-activated protein kinase SMK1 (similar to Saccharomyces cerevisiae SMK1 (YPR054W); ancestral locus Anc_3.338), with protein MDLSKVLNNKEEALNRQKKDRQQDWKYYRYKPSSDRIKDIMHSHLEKKKFSEGVSSPRTIYEPAKFSLPCRYEVTHILGKGSYGTVCSVRDKFDPENPYSIAVKKITNIFYREVLLKRAIRELKFMSYFKGHKNIVSLIDLEFVPEKPYDGLYCYQELIDYDLAKVIHSSVQLSEFHIKHFFYQILCGLKFIHSAEVIHRDLKPGNILCTLNGCLKICDFGLARGLASQFFASHVARQDITNYVATRWYRAPELILSHKEYGKPIDMWSVGCILAELYGRKPIFMGKDSLQQVHEIMRVMGNPPKELLVSYGSLRAWNICNDSIYSNQGIEWKLLYPFASEDALDLIDKILLWDMNERLTVEQALSHPFLVEVKCAEDEPSCPLGPFDFSYETRLNSMPRLREFLMSEVLIFKEDRAFCHPAEQGCSKYVPTTPLGKMYV; from the coding sequence atggatTTATCGAAGGTATTGAATAATAAAGAAGAGGCTCTAAACCGCCAAAAGAAGGATCGGCAGCAAGATTGGAAGTACTACAGATATAAACCAAGCTCGGACCGGATTAAAGATATTATGCATTCccatctggaaaaaaaaaagttcagTGAAGGTGTATCATCTCCAAGAACCATTTATGAGCCAGCGAAGTTTTCTTTGCCATGTAGATATGAAGTAACACATATTTTGGGGAAAGGCTCATACGGAACAGTTTGTTCCGTTAGAGACAAGTTTGATCCGGAAAACCCTTACTCTATTGCAGTTAAGAAGATTACAAACATTTTTTATCGTGAggttcttttgaaaagagcCATTAGAGAGTTGAAATTTATGAGTTATTTCAAGGGTCACAAAAATATCGTAAGCCTGATTGACTTAGAGTTTGTTCCAGAAAAGCCATACGATGGATTATATTGTTACCAGGAATTGATCGATTATGATTTGGCAAAAGTCATTCATTCCTCAGTTCAGTTATCTGAATTTCATAtaaagcattttttttaccaGATTCTGTGTGGTTTAAAATTCATTCATAGTGCTGAAGTCATTCACCGCGATCTGAAACCAGGCAACATTCTTTGTACATTGAACGGGTGCTTGAAAATTTGCGACTTCGGTCTAGCAAGAGGTCTGGCCTCACAATTCTTTGCCTCGCATGTTGCCAGGCAGGATATAACAAACTACGTCGCTACCCGTTGGTACAGAGCACCCGAATTGATACTTTCACATAAAGAGTACGGAAAACCAATTGATATGTGGTCTGTCGGCTGTATCTTGGCGGAACTCTACGGCAGAAAACCTATTTTTATGGGTAAAGATTCTCTGCAGCAGGTTCACGAGATTATGAGAGTAATGGGCAATCCTCCGAAGGAACTGCTTGTTAGCTATGGTTCTTTGAGAGCTTGGAATATTTGCAATGATTCCATTTATTCTAATCAGGGTATTGAGTGGAAGTTGCTCTATCCATTTGCTTCGGAGGATGCCCTCGACTTGATTGACAAAATCTTACTCTGGGACATGAATGAAAGATTGACAGTAGAGCAAGCATTAAGCCATCCATTTCTAGTTGAAGTGAAATGTGCTGAGGATGAGCCCTCCTGTCCTCTCGGACCCTTTGACTTTTCATATGAAACTAGGTTAAACTCGATGCCACGGTTGAGAGAATTCCTAATGAGTGAAGTCTTgatcttcaaagaagatcGTGCATTCTGCCACCCCGCAGAACAAGGATGTTCTAAATATGTTCCAACAACTCCTCTTGGGAAAATGTACGTATGA
- the VPS15 gene encoding ubiquitin-binding serine/threonine protein kinase VPS15 (similar to Saccharomyces cerevisiae VPS15 (YBR097W); ancestral locus Anc_3.339) codes for MGAQLSLSARTAPSIAIFSYIDVLNEVHYVSQLNSSMFLKTCKGLDPNGEVIIKVFIKPMENYDLKDIQQSIMREALRLAPLPTALNFSKVVESNRAGYLIRQHLKSNLYDRLSSRPYLLDVELKFLTFQLLQALDDIHQADITHGDIKTENILVTSWNWLLLADFSSSIKPTYLPEDNPGEFSFYFDTSKRRTCYLAPERFDSKLHESTNKSQGPVTKAMDIFSMGCCIAELNAEGRPLFNLSQLFKYKNKDYVVEGFFSEEIKSKELKSLIMDMIQLNPNKRLSSREIMEKYRGKYFPEYFYTFTYEYFRTLATMSTSTPSTGAVCTHTTLENQMNVVDGCCAKIYTDFKMICEYMGYTGSLDRKFVVNQEFDWFFSRGVKLAETGVLNARFIDSNCQPVKDECALLFISYISHGLRNIVSSITKLRCLEMLIALSQFVSDENKIDRVIPYLVSCFEDEYPNVQALAVQALTQVLNTIKKVNPINEYIFVDYLLPRLKRLLLQSKVNSYTRIIVANCLGDILTVANRFQEISYSSNSHQLTDIPNGGLEAFEVTSRNIKKLVQQVEDLAVGLLTDSETNVKIALLGNILPLCKFFGREKTNDVILSHLITYLNDKDSSLRIKLIQTISGIAILLGPITLEQYILPLLIQTITDSEELVVVNVLKSLKDLCKTGLIQKRFHYDICNTIRPLLLHPNFWIRQYSLLIIVEISANLSKAEVYCVLYPIVRPFFEFDVEFTYDLMLSSCKLPVSRTVYNFLCSWSLRASKSLFWQQVPSNHVDAFGNDNTSFITKDYSQRNYGFNIMKASKSVVRSFDNSEIPLTTEDKNWVDKFKSIGLTESDFWKLAVLRGYILRAAKLISRKTSVLENEKTRNSSRYDRLNLAVPQLMPRTIFFDVKFAEDDETATMTVTEGAVNKPKLQQDIHCDLPTVKDMNGSLMFTTKAAATTTSNLENVYVQLEFKPQKRDVPYDTLEHDVDEQEYTIHDSYEGNVGTIKDYLHNLKILPSLREYKNFGSLISDTIPHETLDQVKGKLVTNLTEGRQLSITALATSSGVNPYLISGSDQGVIKLWDLTKIISGELYTSSLTHDLASPITNIIALTGYDSFCISTKDGLIVVLRVLYQIKESQRKFARFQTIRKFKIDQTEEREVYATTIKAVITDDISQLIALTNTSQILILDIRTMKCIKKISNPVSHGAVASFAAGESGSVLILGTTKGIIDLWDLRFHLLIKSWAFGDHHPITHLSECGVMGKDTVIVVGGLSSALFTVWDYAKLKCRTAVIHSDEQPSIGTFLPVQKQLDKLRFLNAITVNSIFVTGEYAVVANGSSNKLVMVNMRKLNSSRILREPKSTNDLVTVQATASLSYLLLKKTSSNEGKSAERIKYSENINCMASAVINGLQLLITADTSGTISLTK; via the coding sequence ATGGGAGCACAATTGTCCTTATCAGCCCGAACAGCCCCTTCTATTGCTATTTTCTCTTATATCGATGTCCTTAATGAAGTGCATTATGTTTCGCAGCTGAATTCATctatgtttttgaaaacatgTAAAGGATTGGATCCCAATGGCGAGGTCATTATCAAAGTGTTTATAAAACCTATGGAGAACtatgatttgaaagatattcaGCAATCAATCATGAGGGAGGCATTGCGCTTGGCGCCCTTACCAACTGCCCTAAACTTCAGCAAAGTGGTAGAATCAAACAGAGCAGGTTACCTGATACGACAACATCTGAAAAGTAACCTTTATGATAGGCTTAGTTCACGGCCTTATTTACTCGACGTAGagctcaaatttttgacctTCCAGCTTCTTCAGGCCCTTGATGATATTCATCAAGCAGACATAACACATGGAGATATTAAAACCGAAAATATATTGGTGACAAGTTGGAACTGGCTTTTATTagcagatttttcatcgtcaaTTAAGCCAACTTATCTTCCGGAAGATAACCCAGGAGAGTTTTCcttttattttgatacGTCTAAGAGAAGAACATGCTATTTGGCACCAGAAAGATTTGATTCTAAACTTCATGAAAGTACAAATAAATCACAGGGACCAGTGACCAAAGCTATGGATATATTCAGTATGGGATGCTGCATTGCGGAACTTAATGCCGAAGGGAGGCCTCTCTTTAACCTTTCTCAACTCTTCAAGTACAAGAATAAAGACTACGTCGTTGAAGGATTTTTTAGCGAGGAGATAAAGTCAAAGGAACTTAAAAGCTTAATAATGGACatgattcaattgaatcCCAATAAACGATTATCCAGCAGAGAGATTATGGAAAAATACAGAGGAAAATATTTCCCTGAATATTTTTATACTTTCACCTATGAATACTTCAGAACATTAGCCACAATGAGCACAAGTACGCCTAGTACAGGCGCAGTTTGTACACATACAACTCTTGAGAATCAAATGAATGTTGTAGATGGTTGCTGTGCAAAGATATACACAGACTTCAAGATGATTTGTGAGTATATGGGTTACACTGGTTCATTAGATCGGAAGTTTGTGGTGAATCAAGAATTCGATTGGTTTTTCTCACGGGGAGTAAAACTAGCAGAAACTGGAGTACTAAATGCACGTTTCATTGACTCAAATTGTCAGCCAGTTAAAGATGAGTGCGCTTTGCTATTCATATCATACATTTCCCATGGGTTGCGAAACATTGTGTCCAGCATCACTAAATTAAGATGTCTTGAAATGCTTATTGCCCTTTCTCAATTTGTATcagatgaaaataagaTTGATAGAGTAATACCATACCTGGTATCCTGCTTTGAGGACGAGTATCCTAATGTCCAAGCGCTGGCCGTACAGGCATTAACACAGGTTTTGAATACCATCAAGAAGGTAAACCCCATAAATGAATACATCTTTGTTGACTATCTTTTACCTCGGTTGAAACGTTTACTGCTGCAGAGCAAGGTGAATTCCTATACTCGTATTATTGTGGCAAATTGTCTTGGTGACATTCTGACAGTGGCAAACCGGTTTCAAGAGATTTCTTACTCCTCCAATTCTCATCAGCTGACAGATATACCCAATGGAGGTCTGGAGGCATTTGAAGTTACTAGTCGgaatatcaaaaagcttGTCCAACAAGTGGAAGATTTAGCGGTTGGACTGCTGACCGATAGCGAGACCAACGTCAAGATTGCCTTGCTGGGCAATATATTACCACTTTGTAAATTCTTTGGACGCGAAAAGACCAACGATGTAATTTTGAGTCATCTTATAACATATCTTAATGACAAGGATTCATCATTAAGAATAAAGCTTATTCAAACCATTTCTGGTATTGCCATATTACTGGGCCCGATAACCCTTGAACAATATATTTTGCCTTTGTTGATACAAACAATAACAGATTCGGAGGAACTTGTGGTTGTGAATGTACTTAAAAGCTTGAAAGATCTTTGCAAAACGGGTTTGATTCAAAAGCGATTTCATTATGACATATGCAATACAATACGGCCCCTACTTCTTCatccaaatttttggatACGACAATATTCGCTATTGATTATAGTTGAGATTTCCGCTAATCTATCAAAAGCTGAGGTTTATTGTGTTCTCTATCCTATTGTAAGACCCTTTTTCGAATTCGACGTAGAGTTCACCTATGATTTGATGCTATCCAGCTGCAAGCTTCCGGTATCAAGAACTGTGTACAATTTTCTTTGCAGCTGGTCGCTCAGAGCATCTAAATCACTTTTTTGGCAACAGGTTCCGAGTAATCACGTTGATGCGTTTGGAAATGACAATACATCTTTCATCACTAAAGATTATTCTCAAAGAAACTATGGCTTCAACATCATGAAGGCATCCAAATCTGTTGTCAGGTCCTTCGATAACAGTGAGATTCCCCTTACAACCGAAGATAAGAATTGGGTAGATAAATTTAAATCGATTGGTTTGACTGAAAGTGATTTTTGGAAGTTGGCCGTTCTTCGCGGCTATATCCTGAGGGCAGCAAAATTGATATCGCGTAAGACTAGTGTTctggaaaatgaaaaaacgaGGAATTCCAGTAGGTATGATCGGCTCAACTTGGCCGTCCCGCAATTAATGCCTAGAACTATCTTCTTTGATGTAAAGTTTGCAGAAGATGACGAAACAGCCACAATGACTGTAACGGAAGGGGCTGTAAATAAACCTAAACTGCAACAGGACATACATTGTGACTTGCCTACGGTGAAAGATATGAACGGATCTTTAATGTTCACAACAAAAGCAGCGGCAACAACGACATCCAATCTAGAAAACGTATACGTTCAGCTGGAGTTCAAACCGCAAAAGCGAGATGTGCCGTATGATACACTGGAGCATGATGTCGATGAACAGGAATACACAATTCATGATAGCTATGAGGGTAACGTTGGAACGATCAAAGATTATTTGCATAACTTGAAAATACTTCCATCATTGAGAGAATACAAAAACTTCGGGTCTCTTATCAGCGATACAATACCGCATGAAACTCTCGACCAAGTGAAAGGAAAGCTTGTTACTAATCTCACAGAAGGCAGGCAACTTTCCATTACTGCCTTGGCCACCTCCAGTGGCGTTAACCCATATTTGATTAGTGGCTCTGATCAAGGTGTAATCAAATTGTGGGATTTGACGAAGATAATATCCGGTGAGCTTTATACTTCATCGTTGACTCACGACTTGGCTTCTCCAATAACTAATATAATCGCATTGACTGGTTACGATTCATTTTGCATATCTACGAAAGATGGTCTCATAGTCGTTCTGAGGGTCCTTTACCAGATAAAAGAATCACAGAGAAAGTTTGCTAGATTTCAAACAatcagaaaattcaaaattgaccAGACTGAAGAGAGGGAGGTATATGCGACAACTATCAAAGCAGTCATTACAGATGACATATCGCAACTGATTGCGCTAACAAATACCTCACAAATACTCATTTTGGATATTAGAACCATGAAGTgtatcaagaaaatatcTAATCCCGTTTCACATGGGGCGGTCGCAAGCTTTGCCGCAGGAGAGTCCGGTTCAGTTCTAATACTTGGTACCACAAAAGGTATCATTGATTTATGGGATTTGAggtttcatcttttgattAAGAGCTGGGCATTCGGTGACCATCACCCCATTACTCATCTCAGCGAATGCGGTGTTATGGGTAAAGACACAGTAATAGTGGTTGGCGGCCTTTCGTCTGCTCTTTTCACTGTCTGGGATTACGCCAAGCTGAAATGTCGCACAGCAGTCATCCATTCTGATGAGCAACCTTCAATCGGGACATTCCTACCTGTGCAAAAACAGTTAGATAAATTAAGATTCTTAAATGCAATAACGGTAAACAGCATATTTGTCACGGGAGAATACGCTGTTGTCGCAAATGGCTCTAGTAATAAGCTTGTCATGGTGAATATGAGAAAGTTAAATTCCTCGAGGATTTTAAGGGAACCGAAGAGCACAAATGATTTAGTGACAGTTCAGGCTACTGCCAGCTTGAGCTACTTGCTGCTAAAGAAGACCAGCAGTAATGAAGGCAAATCAGCTGAAAGAATTAAGTATAGTGAAAACATCAATTGTATGGCCTCCGCTGTCATAAATGGTTTACAACTGCTGATAACCGCCGATACTTCTGGTACCATCAGTTTAACTAAATGA
- the MMS4 gene encoding Mms4p (similar to Saccharomyces cerevisiae MMS4 (YBR098W); ancestral locus Anc_3.341) — protein MHNTSRHYNSDEDSKHSSNVTHREIVTILTEEDSERQSNVYPSSPMVLERESQILEIKSVNNGSNTSIELNVPFYQDLSTSIEGDLSTLARNEVTDVNTINRRKRLLDEILDESSSYSGKLNEELYDHTSSCAKNTPPGGGFLRRTKVDSTPAKFGTTLVIEHEGDDVHGCPTRENRCQDSCSSVNFQDLIEAFPLSPICNSAPDYEKCLPIDSRPLTVQEACTTPSNLETTNDLFSKPSQEYELQANKPEIIELSAREFLTERIDKVVSTPSKHEYHTFGPQNSSTSNTSNTIKEPTTSEREIRRLQHYIVQGNCLSRTQSEALVRDWLQRNKSLFKQVNQIHRDNVKARESIVVEIPGYLLEQFEKGEDNIKELLLPATLEAVSNQELPLLRFLRECNSTYDFNNDVYYPSESVTLEETIVMLYYDAQIFFERYRSDKTKLYNDLKSLSSGEKYLIVILSGLNRFKRSLQAQENKRYKNRVQVQLGGSQKGVQSVQIKKRRTFEDLNMTYFDVAQRIQHIDRMWGVKIHTVSSDADFIKTLPNLVSIIGKQRTDPNIRFMRYCHINVKSCKDEKEVLMKSLREINRMPELKASSVVAAYSSFQSLLKDFERREIKSGLDGKHLMTEAMEERLFKLLTCRDPNETIQ, from the coding sequence ATGCATAATACGTCGCGGCATTATAACAGTGACGAGGATTCGAAACATAGCAGCAATGTTACTCATCGCGAGATAGTCACGATACTTACTGAAGAAGATTCCGAAAGGCAATCAAATGTGTATCCATCATCACCGATGGTTCTAGAGAGAGAATCGCAAATTTTAGAAATCAAATCGGTGAACAATGGTTCCAATACATCCATTGAATTAAACGTACCGTTTTATCAGGATCTTAGCACAAGTATAGAAGGCGACCTTTCTACACTCGCCAGAAATGAGGTAACTGATGTGAATACCATCAACCGACGAAAGAGATTACTGGATGAAATTTTAGATGAATCATCATCGTATTCCGGCAAACTTAATGAAGAACTTTACGACCATACATCAAGCTGCGCAAAAAATACACCACCTGGAGGGGGGTTTTTAAGGCGAACAAAAGTGGACTCTACTCCAGCTAAATTTGGTACAACTTTAGTTATAGAACATGAGGGGGATGATGTACATGGATGCCCTACCAGAGAGAATAGATGCCAGGATAGTTGTTCATCTgtcaattttcaagatttaaTTGAGGCTTTCCCTTTGTCACCTATTTGCAATTCGGCACCCGATTATGAGAAGTGCCTACCGATCGACAGTAGACCACTGACGGTGCAGGAAGCATGTACTACGCCATCTAATCTTGAGACGACAAAtgatttattttcaaagccTTCTCAAGAATATGAATTACAAGCAAACAAACCTGAAATAATTGAACTAAGTGCTCGTGAATTTCTGACCGAAAGGATTGATAAAGTAGTATCTACTCCGTCCAAACACGAATATCACACCTTTGGCCCTCAAAACTCTTCAACTTCTAACACATCCAATACCATCAAAGAACCCACAACGTCAGAAAGGGAAATTCGCAGGTTGCAGCATTATATTGTCCAGGGGAACTGTCTGAGCAGGACGCAATCGGAGGCTTTGGTACGAGATTGGTTGCAAAGGAATAAAAGTTTATTCAAGCAAGTGAATCAAATACATAGAGATAACGTAAAGGCTAGAGAATCAATTGTTGTAGAGATTCCAGGCTACTTGTTGGAGCAGTTTGAGAAGGGTGAAGATAACATTAAAGAATTACTCTTACCCGCCACGCTGGAAGCAgtttcaaatcaagaattgcCACTACTGAGGTTCTTGAGGGAGTGCAATAGCACATACGatttcaataatgatgTATATTATCCCAGTGAAAGCGTAACGCTTGAAGAGACCATAGTAATGCTTTACTACGATGCTCAGATATTTTTCGAAAGATACAGATCAGATAAAACAAAGTTGTATAATGATCTGAAGTCCTTATCAAGCGGAGAAAAATATTTAATTGTGATCCTCAGCGGGCTCAACAGGTTCAAAAGATCTTTGCAAGCTCAAGAGAATAAAAGATACAAGAATAGGGTGCAAGTGCAATTAGGAGGCTCTCAGAAGGGTGTTCAATCAGTGCAGATTAAGAAACGAAGAACCTTTGAAGACTTGAACAtgacatattttgatgTCGCTCAAAGAATTCAACATATCGACAGAATGTGGGGAGTAAAAATTCACACAGTATCTTCGGATGCAGATTTCATAAAAACGTTGCCTAATCTAGTATCAATCATTGGGAAACAGCGAACTGATCCAAACATACGATTCATGAGATACTGCCACATAAATGTCAAATCTTGTAAGGACGAAAAGGAAGTACTAATGAAGAGTTTACGAGAGATAAACCGAATGCCCGAATTGAAGGCTTCTAGCGTTGTTGCAGCGTATTCTTCGTTCCAGtcacttttgaaagatttcgaaaggagagaaatcaaatcgGGACTTGATGGGAAACACTTGATGACAGAAGCAATGGAAGAGAGGCTTTTTAAGCTTTTAACTTGTAGAGACCCGAATGAGACTATTCAATAA